TCTATCTCCAGACGCGCCAGCGCCCGCACCAAGTCGGCGAGGAAGATGAAGGAGCCGGTCAACAGGCCGATCAACACCGGCGTCGGCTCCGGGAGATCCCGGGCGATCATGCGCGCCAATTCCTGAACCCGTGCCGCAATCGTCGGCTCGTCAAAGAGCATCCGATGAGCTAGCATACGATCTCCCCTTGCAGATACAGGGGGGTGGCTTCTGTAATCGCGACCTGTACCATGCTGCCGTCCACCACCTCGTCGCCTCTAAAATGGACGATCTTATTCTGGCGTGTCCGACCGGTGTGGCGAACAGTGTCTACCTTGGCATCCTCGCGATTCACAAGCACCTCAACAGTTCGGCCGATATAGGCGCGGTTACGCTCAAGCGACGACTGATTGAGCAGCCTTAGCGCGTGCTCTAACCAACGGCCTTTCACCTCCTCAGAGAGCTGGTCCGGCATCCCCTCGGCCTCGGTGTGGGGTCTCGGCGAATATTTGAAGATAAACGCGCCGTCGAAACCGACCTCCTGCATCAGGTCGAGAGTTGCCTGGAAGTCCTCCTCTGTCTCACCGGGGAATCCGACAATAATATCCGTGGTGATGGCAATGTCGGGCGCCTTGGCGCGCAGAAGCGCGACCTTTTCCAGGTACTCCTCTCTATTATAGCCGCGCTTCATTTGATGCAGAATTCGATCGGAGCCAGATTGCACAGGCAGATGGATCTGTTCACACAGACTCGGCAGCTCTGCGATGGCCGCTGCCAGCTCGTCGGTCACATCGCTGGGATGAGGGCTTGTAAATCGAACCCGCATATAATCGCCCACAAGCTGATCGATGTGACGAAGGAGTTCCACAAAGCTGATCGGAGGCGTAAGCTTCCTGCCATAGGAGTTAACGGTCTGTCCCAGTAGCGTAACCTCGCGATACCCCTGGCGCTTCAGTTCGCGTATCTCCTCAATAATCGCCTGAGGGGGTCGGCTGCGCTCGCGGCCCCGCGTGAATGGAACCACGCAAAAGGTACAGAAGCGATCACATCCCTCCATGATGCTGACCCAGGCCCTGATGCCGCTTCGACGCTGAACGGGCGCGTCAACCGGGTAGGAGTAGCCGGCTGCTCTCGCCGTCGCCACTCCTCTCGCCGCCCCGGCCTGAAGCAACGTTGGAATAGCGGTGAGCTGGCCGGGACCGACCACAAAGTCCAGGTATGGAAATCGGTTCAGCAGTGCCTGCCCTTCCTGCTGAGCGACGCACCCACAGATGCCGATCTTCAATCCGGCCCGTTGCCGTTTCAATGCCTGGAAAGACCCG
This DNA window, taken from Candidatus Methylomirabilis lanthanidiphila, encodes the following:
- a CDS encoding tRNA 2-methylthioadenosine synthase-like protein — encoded protein: MPKLKLITYGCQANDLDSERITGLLLREGFTLTEQEEEADLIVLNTCAIREKAEHKVYSRLGSFQALKRQRAGLKIGICGCVAQQEGQALLNRFPYLDFVVGPGQLTAIPTLLQAGAARGVATARAAGYSYPVDAPVQRRSGIRAWVSIMEGCDRFCTFCVVPFTRGRERSRPPQAIIEEIRELKRQGYREVTLLGQTVNSYGRKLTPPISFVELLRHIDQLVGDYMRVRFTSPHPSDVTDELAAAIAELPSLCEQIHLPVQSGSDRILHQMKRGYNREEYLEKVALLRAKAPDIAITTDIIVGFPGETEEDFQATLDLMQEVGFDGAFIFKYSPRPHTEAEGMPDQLSEEVKGRWLEHALRLLNQSSLERNRAYIGRTVEVLVNREDAKVDTVRHTGRTRQNKIVHFRGDEVVDGSMVQVAITEATPLYLQGEIVC